The sequence GGATGCAGATGTGGACTGGAAAAAACTCATAGAAGGGGGCATATTTGAGTTTCTCCACAGGACCGTGCTCACTGATCTCAAACCCCCTGTCTTCCACAAGATGATGGATGAGAAGGAGGAAGACCTGAACAAACACGTCTTAAAGCAGCTTGAAGAAGATTTCAAGGGAATTAACAGGGAATTTAGGGAAAACTTTGAGAGCTACTTCTTCGAACCAAGCTATGCCAAGTTTGAGAAGAGGATACTTCAGGCAGCACATTACCTTGCAACCAACTGGGAGTTCAAGATAATATACCACACCGCACCCTTCATATATGGGATAGAAGAGACAAGAGCTGCAATAGAGAATCAGATCGAGGATCACTACGATCTCATTGGGGTTCAGAAGCTGTCCCTCGAGAAGAAATCCTATGGATTCGTGGATCTCTGCGGCCAGCTCAGATTCCAGGAGAGATGGGCCCATTCTCCCAGAATTCCAAAAACCTCAGTTCTGGGTCACATGTACATCGTGGCAATAAATGCCTACCTTTTCTCCCTCGAGAATGGAGCATGTCCCAAAAGGCTTTACAACAACTTCTTCGCAGGACTCTTCCATGATCTGCCTGAAGTAATGACCAAGGACATAATATCTCCAGTAAAACGTTCAGTAGAAGGTTTGGAAGATATAATAAAGGAATATGAGGAGAATCAGATGAACACGAAGCTTTTACCATTACTGCCACACTCCTGGAGACGTGAGATGCGTTACTTCACTGAAAATGAATTTGAGAACAAGGTCAAGATCAAGGGAGAATTACTGAAAGGGATTGATTTCAGGGAATTGAACACTAAATACAATTCTGATGAGTTCAGTCCAGTTGATGGAAAACTCATAAAGGCCTGTGATAAACTGGCAGCATTCATTGAAGCCGATCTATCCATAAAACATAGTATAACCTCAAAGCATCTTGAAGAAGGAAGAAAAAATATCTATGACGATTTTAAATCTAAAAAGGTCTCTGGAACAGATTTTGGACTGATATTTGACCACTTCAAGAGAAAATCCTTTAAAATTGATTTTTAATCTTTTAATAGAAAAAAATAAAAAATATTTTTTTTATTTGTTTTGTTGTTTGTATTAGGATCTAACTGTAAGATCTTTGGATGGGAATTAAAGGGTTTTTAAAGCATCCTCCACAAATTCAACCTCTCGTATTTCAATTTTGTTGTAGATTGAAAATCCAACATCCCTCAAATACCTTTCCACAGCCTTATGACTGGGTGCTTCCATTACGTATATTATTAAATGTTCCAGTTGAGAAAAAACTGCTGTTAAAATGTTGATCTGATGTTCTAGAGCTGCTTCTTTCCTTTTACTGGAAAGTTCTTTAAGTTTCTTCTTGGTACCCTCGTTGTATACAGGGCATGATTCAACAGAATGCATCATATGAACAGTAAAGATTGGCACGTCTTCACCTCCTTCTACTTGTATCACAACTCAAATCCAAAAATCAATCACTCCCATAATTTTCAGGCCTGTTTGACCCTAAAAATATACTCACGAGAGCAGAACTGCCTTTGCAATTCATCAAACCATCCACCTTACAGAAATGACTTGTTACTTTCTATGTTGAAATAAAAATAAATAAGTTATTACCAAATAAGCATGTTCAAATTACCAATTTTTTTCTAAAAATCCATTATAACAAATCAGATTTTAACTACTAAAAAAAAATATTTAATGGATTTACATTACTCATTAAGGAAAAATCCTTTAAAATAGCATTTTAAATACATTTGTGGATAGAATTAATGGATGAAGTAACCAAAAGATTCAATACTTCAAGGTGTTCTTCAACCAAACAACCTTCCTCTGCCCACCAGCCAGATCGTCAGGGCTGACAGCGAAGCAGTTCTCAAGAATCTCCAGTTTACCAAGCATTTTACCGATTTTACGGGTTGAACGCGGATTTGAATGGGTGGGGATAATGATCTGGGGCTTAAGCTCCTCAATAACGTTGAAACCCTTCTCTGAATAGAACATTCCTGAGAATGGATTGGAAAACTGCATGAATGCAACATCGATCCTTCCAAGGGACTCCAGCTGTTTCACTGTGAGGTGGTCCTGCCCTATATCGCCCATATGTGCAATGCGCAGTCCATCAACCTCGAACACGTAGATAACATTTGAAGGAGATTTAACGCTGATGTGACTGCCACGGTGGGATGATCCTACACTGTATATATGCACATCTGCCACATCAAAACTTTCCACCCTGGAGATGGACTTTCTGCAGTTGTGTCTGTCAAGGAAATCCGGGTCGATGTGGTCTGAATGTGGATGTGTCACAGTTATAACGTCTGGCCTCAGGTCCAGCTCATCTTCTGTTGGCATTGCTGTTGGATCAGCCACTATCACAGTTCCATCCCTTGATGTGATGATGTAAGAGTTTGAAGGAGTGAAACTGGACTTACTAACGGTTTGGATGAGAGTTTTACCAGTATCGTTCCTCAATTTAGGCATTATCCTGGCCTTTGGAGGCTCAAAAATTGAAAATATGGGTTTGAAGATGGGATTCATAAAATTCCCCAATCCATGGTTTATGGTTTTAAGAGTCCTGAAACTTTTTTGCAAAGGTTTCAACCATCTCAGTGTAAGCACCTGACTTCAGATCCTTACTTGCGATCTTCATTTGGCCCAGAAATTCCATTCCCCTTTCTGAAAGGGCTTCCCTTATCTGCATGGTAGCTTTTTGATTCCCATTACCTCCCATGGTCACGAAGGCCCCTAATTTTTTACCTTTAACGTTTTGAAGTTCATCAAGGTACTGGTTGAGTCCTGCAGGTGAT is a genomic window of Methanobacterium congolense containing:
- a CDS encoding HD domain-containing protein; protein product: MKKETSMAKLIERFYEAASMQRWNDHIRPVELTELDKQAHKMVIAYVIAKFEEKDRDADVDWKKLIEGGIFEFLHRTVLTDLKPPVFHKMMDEKEEDLNKHVLKQLEEDFKGINREFRENFESYFFEPSYAKFEKRILQAAHYLATNWEFKIIYHTAPFIYGIEETRAAIENQIEDHYDLIGVQKLSLEKKSYGFVDLCGQLRFQERWAHSPRIPKTSVLGHMYIVAINAYLFSLENGACPKRLYNNFFAGLFHDLPEVMTKDIISPVKRSVEGLEDIIKEYEENQMNTKLLPLLPHSWRREMRYFTENEFENKVKIKGELLKGIDFRELNTKYNSDEFSPVDGKLIKACDKLAAFIEADLSIKHSITSKHLEEGRKNIYDDFKSKKVSGTDFGLIFDHFKRKSFKIDF
- a CDS encoding MBL fold metallo-hydrolase, producing MNPIFKPIFSIFEPPKARIMPKLRNDTGKTLIQTVSKSSFTPSNSYIITSRDGTVIVADPTAMPTEDELDLRPDVITVTHPHSDHIDPDFLDRHNCRKSISRVESFDVADVHIYSVGSSHRGSHISVKSPSNVIYVFEVDGLRIAHMGDIGQDHLTVKQLESLGRIDVAFMQFSNPFSGMFYSEKGFNVIEELKPQIIIPTHSNPRSTRKIGKMLGKLEILENCFAVSPDDLAGGQRKVVWLKNTLKY
- a CDS encoding flavodoxin family protein, which translates into the protein MKLKVLIACYSYSGNTLKVAKELKESLSADLTKIEPVKDRFYLLKGWGALREQRAAIKPCTTDLHDYDALVVCCPIWAGKSPAGLNQYLDELQNVKGKKLGAFVTMGGNGNQKATMQIREALSERGMEFLGQMKIASKDLKSGAYTEMVETFAKKFQDS